TTGGGGAATACACGGGGTAAAAGTGGTGATTATTGACAGAAAATGTGAGGATTTATAACAGAGAAAGGTGGGTAAATACTGAAGAAAAGGTTTGGCCATTTAAGTCTAAAGATAAGTTAGATGGGGCAACCGTGGGGAAATactgaaataaataaagaacaGGGAAGTCTATCCAACGATAGAAGTTGCTTCATTTTTTAGTGTTAAATGGCAATTTGACAGTACAACCAACTATTAATTAACTCTCTTTCTCGtagttaacaaatattttgtttattgagTCGTGTCAAATATCTGTTCATGACTATCAGGCCACCGGTGAGATCATTTCTTTGTCTCGACTTTCGACTAACGACGTTTCAGATTTTCGTTGACAAGTTGTACGGATCAGGCCTTAAGACTATTGATTCCCTAGATTAAACATACAAGCCTCCCGAGGACTTTGTATGTACAATTCGGCCCTTATATTGATTCTATAATGTAACGAATAGATCAAGTACATTGATTTTATCCAAAGAACCGGTGCAGAACTTAAAACATGCACATTTACCAGTCGataatttaaaatatcagccAAATGTGATTCTAAATTACTAAgagtaaaataaattgaataaagGTTTTGAGGGTAGTTATTTATCTTAATTATATACCTCTGGACAATCAGTTTTCAACTTTGATAAGTTATAGCTGCTTATAAATGCTCCTCGTATGTGTGGTGCATTATTTTGCCAAAGTATGGTATAAAACAAGTGATATTGGGGGCGCTGTGATATCAGGTGAAGGGGTGAGACTGTTTCCTTGTTAAAGATATTGGATCTAGTGAGCGACTTCTGCCAGGAAATGATACAGGCTTCCTCTTCTTTTAGGAATATCTAGCTCTTCACCTGAAAAAAACCACAACGGAATATACGATTTTTAAGTGAATCTTACTGGGCGATCATGAGGCGAGcacataaaagaaaagaaaaaatcaaaacttgtttatttactGTGGATCTAAAATTGTTAGCTCATAAttaaacacatttttctttcaaacaaaccCACTATTTAAAGATTAATCATGGCAGTACTGATCGTACAATGTAAACTCACTTGTTACTATCAACTTTTCCTAAACCCCGTCATATGAAAAAGACGATATCCTGTTTGAGTATCTTATAGATCTCTTCCTTTTCTGTTCATGCAAGTCCTGGAATTCTTCAAAGGATATCTGTGTTGAGAGGCACACTTACAAGTTAACTCAAGATGAGCAAAATGCTGACGCGTCCTCTTTCTTGATTACTCACAGAATTTGAGAAAAGTGATTTCTAAGCTACCGtttaaaattgcaaatttaaagaGGTTCAATATTATTAGGAGAATGTATCGGATAAATAAGTAGGAAAACAACGATAGCtattttgcaatgttttgcGTCTTGACTCAGCAGAAATTCAAAAGTTACCAAAAGTTGAGAACGTCGAAAGATAGAGAGAAGGAATACCAACTACGAAAGGCTAAGTTGACATGGTTAATAGTATGAATAGAGTTCAGCTCCTTTAAACTCCTTtacttgaaatgtgtttttattgtcaatcataattttgtttcacgaaaataaataaaagaaaataccaaaaaaaattactttcagaGTACTGATCTTTTGAATAAGCTTTAGTCAACTATGGAGTGCCAGACTAATGCTTGGATGCTTGCACTTTCACTCCTTATTGATGGGTTTAAACCGCCCTACAAAACGAGTCGGGCTGTAGCCATCAGATGTAAAGTTATATCTCGAGCTTGTAAAATAAAACCTGTGCAAACTTAGTCACGAAAAAAGTTACTGACAATGTTTAAAACTGAAGCTTAATGTTCTTTTGAAGTTAGTAGTCCTATTGAAATAAAGGGGCACCTATAGACTGCATTGTTTTAACTTTGCCGTAAGCATAAAATGCTCAAAAGGTGAGATGGTTAAAAAGGACTGCGCATTTCTACCAAACTACCCTCGGCCGACCATCAAGGCGTCAAAAGCAGCTGCTGTTGCTAGAAACCAGCTTTTTATCCCTTTTAATTCCTTCTTCCGTATACAAAAATGCCGactattctttttctttgatagcagaaaaacaaagtaaatttagGAAAAACACCTTAGAAATTTTGCATAAGATAAAGACCATTTCTAACGGAAAGGGTATCTTGGCCTTTTCTACTGCCCTGCTCGGTGCTTCCTTAAAAGTAATTGCATCTTTCTTACAGGTGAATGGCGATAAATCTGAAGGGACATTACCCTGATTTGATTAGAGATGTAGCATAGCCaagtatcattattattaataaggTAAATACTCATGTCTGCTTTTGCTGGTTATGCTTTGCTTGGCATATTTTATCCTGCAGCTCAATTACTTTATCTTGTAGCTCATTAAATTTAGTCTTTATCACATGATAAGCAGCTGGTATTGAAGCAATATCACTAAGTTCATTTGTGTTGTAAACTGGACCCAGACCCACAGAAATGACCGTCACCCCTGCTCTGTGAAGCGCTTGAGCGGCAGCTTGGACATTGTCCCGCGAGGTGCCTCGTGTGAGCACAACAAGAACTTTGGGGACATTTATCCGACTGGCcttatcaaacatttttttacttGCTAAGGCCAAGGCTTTTCCTGTCATGGTAATGGTTCCAGGATACTTAATGTTCTCAATAGCGAGGGCTAAATCCCGAGGGACGGAATATTTGTCGAAAGGAATTGACAGTGTGGGTTCGGTTCCAAAAGTGACGGCCCCAACCCGAGTTCCTTCAGGGGAAATGTGAAATCCTAAAGAGACATTTTTAACAAAGTCCAGCATTTTCTTGAAGTTTCCTTTTCCAAGAACCTCGATACTCCTTGCACCATCGATAACAAATCCGAGGTCGGAATGGCACTTTCTCTGGGTCTGTAATCGAGCTGCAAGCAAACATGCCGAATGATTCTAATTAGTCTTACGATTAGAATGAGCCTTGAAGACAATTTAAGTTAATAAGAGAATTTGCTGTCTTGCGGATAGAGTTACATTTAGCGGCAAAGCGTCGGAATGAAGTCGCACTATTCTATGACAAGTTAGCAAATCGATGTTATTTGAGTATGTTAGAGGCTAAATTTCTGAATAGATCATAAAATATCTTAAATGATAAGATGCTTGACACTGCAGTGAACGTTAGAGATTGACTGCTAAGGATGCTGAGAAATCTTTGTGTGTGGGCCACTTGACGGACTTCTATGAAAACTTCTCGTCGATATTTATTACTTGccaattaatgaaaaaattgaacgTGTGCCTTACGTCTCGTCGATTATGGGTATTAGGACTGAACATAACTAATTCAACAAACTGATCGTAGTTTGATCGAAATGAATGGGTAGAGTACTCCAGTAGGTTGCATTCCCTCTCACTTCTTAGTAACTTAGTTCTACGGCATTTTTGGAATTGGCACTGATAGGCTCTAGAATTAACTCATGATGTATCACGAGTTAAGCTTACAGGTACATCCCATAAGGCGTGTGTCCCAGGTTCGCATATTATGCCAGTGAAACCAGATACACTGGGtctaaatgtaaattaaaagagTTATACCTTTAAAATAAGGCCTACATAGGGGACGTACTCTCTTAGcatgtttttcccttttaaccAGCTATCCAAgttttctgcttttttcaagaatttctgGTACCGTCTTCCAAATTAGAGTATGTTTCCCCACTTATTTAACATTCAAACGCATCTTCACTTAGTTTCGGTCTTTCCCACACGTACCTATATTCACGTACTTAAATGTGGATAGTCATTCCAGTCAAAATCTATATCACAGGCTGCTTACCTGCCCTTTTCGCTGACtgacatatttctttttgaatttTCCCCATGAATGCATCAGCATCATTAAATGGAGCTAAGAACACGTGACTGCTCTTGGGCTCGGAAGCGATGGTATCAAGTTGTGTTTGATTAACATTGCTACCTATGCCAAGGCAGAACACTTCGATACCCCGCCTTTTGAGTTCTATGGCAGGTCGACTGACGTCATCAGATGAAAATCCGTCGGTCACCAGAAGCAGCACCTTGTGTTTTGACGTGGGAGGCTGACTAAACAATTGCTTTTGAGCCACTGTGAGAGCCTTTCCTATTCGTATCTCAAGGTTTGGAATACTAGCGTTATCAATAGCTTGATCCATGCTCTTCTGATCGAGGAATTTGTCGAAGTGTACCACGGAAGGTTGTGGTGAGCCTCCATACACTACCATACCGACACTATTACCTTGAGGAGACACAGGAAATAAGTGGGAAACTTGCTTTACCAAATCCATCATCTTGGCTGCCTGTTGGGTACCACGACCTTCGGAGGAAGAAGAGCTATCCAAGACTACTCCAAGGTGGACTTTACCACACTCTAAGGGCAAAAATATAAGTAATGATATCACATTAATATAACGAATATCGATAGGAATCgagaaaagaatatttaatgcTCTGCTAGTGAAATTTAACTGAACAGAGTGCGTTTTACTACTGAGCTAGGGTTCCTTCATAGTTTTTCTAGCGAGTTGTACGGATAAATCTCAAGTTgatttctcagaaaaaaaaattgtttgtctgGAAAACTGCAATAAAAAGATAGTTGATCGTGCTCGCCTAAGTGATATGATGGACCATTCTTACCCCGTTTTTACCTGCATTGGAACTAATCACGAGCGTCATTTTATTGGTAGCTGGAAGCAATGGTTTTTAcagtaaaacttgaaaaaatactTGATGAGCAGAAAGTCTCGAATGTATGGAATAATGTGATATATAGTTTGTGGAAAAGTCACGTATTTTGAATGAAATCGCTTCAAAACGTTTCTCGAGTTATTACTCTCAAGGTCATGATTTGCATCGTCGAGTAGCAAGCTTCGTGTGCACTTCTATACGACAATGTTTTTAACTTATTCAATTTAAAGGAGGCAACTTTTATcgcaaaattatgcaataaaaatatacatcaccgtgctcgttcaagagcAAAACACCATCTTACCTATTTACCTCGCCTACTAATTGGATAACAATTCCATGTTTTTGGAATGCACGCGCTTGTTAACCTCGTAACGTGATTATGAAACGCAGTACAGGATGCACAGTGCAATACTAAGGAATCACCTTAATTGCTTTCTTGcgattcaaagaaaaacaactttaacGAGACTTTCGGTAGTATTTAAGCTATGTGAGATAAACATTTCAGTTCTTCAACAAAATTTCTTCTTAGATTCCCTCAAAACTGTTTAAACtgagaccaaaaaaaaaataattctgttaGGAATAGGGAGAGAATTAGAAAATTCGTTGTGAcaatggaaaaattgcaatgttttttgtgttttatacGAGGCTTCGAATTCTCACCATGactgtttttttcctgttcctCGGTCTTAAAATTTTCTGCAGCTTTTCCAACTGCCATAATCTTTGAAGGCACTTTATATTCTGGTGAAAGCTCATATTTCTCTTTGGAGTAACGTTTAGGATAATTTGGTCGCTCGAAGGGCTTACTGCTGATCTTTACGTTAGAAGGCGCTTCAGTGCCAGGAAGTATATGAGGACCAGAGCCCTGAACTCTTTCATTACTGAGTGCTGTTGATTTAAACGAATCACCCGGAGGACCGGGTGCTCTGTGTAATGTCTGACTCTGATTTAATGATTGAGCAATACTTGCGTCTCCTTCGTCCTGCGACTGATAATTCTCCTTGATTCCAGTGGCAAAGCGATGGTCTTCTCCACCGTGTAAATGTTCTAGAGTCTCGTTATACCGACTATCTATTACACTTTCCGTTTGTTCGTGGCTTTCGAATCTACGACTCTCATCCGAATTTGTCGTAACATCCTTTGAGCCTTCATCAGCAACTTCATGTTTATTCTCAGGGAGTGAAGATGGTTGGGTTTCAGAATGTAATGCCTCCTCGTCTTGACTAAGTTCTCCCGAGGAAACAACCTTGTTCTGATACTGCTGTTCGTTTCGAGAATCCATTTTGGAAGGGTGAAGTCCACTAGAGATAATTTCTGTTTGCCTTTCCGAATTACTGCCTGTCTGCCCAGCTTGCTGATCTGCTCCTCCTGGACCTCCTGTGGATTGAAAGCCTTCAGTAAAAGGTTCTTCCTGGAAAAGGGGCCTCCTTTCAGTATCCGACTGTCTATATTTTTGAGAATATCTTAAATATTGCTCGTGATGATGGTTTAAGTCTGTAGGTACCGTTCCACTCTCAGAAGTGTCTTTGATGTGATCAGAAGAAGGCCCTACCTGGCCGTTGTACGTCTCACATGTGCAAGGAACTTGTCTGTCCCGAACGATCCCCATAACATCTTTTTGTAGATGGAAGAACAATAGAGGAAACATTTGGTTAGACAATTTACCTATTGCTAGTCTCTCCTAAGAGCCTCTCGTTAACTCAATTATATCATGATTATTAGTCAAGACAGCGTAGTGAGGAAGCTGAATTGAACTGTGTGAAGTTATTGAGAAACTAGAAAACTTATCATATTGATAACCGTATTTATAGTTATCTGTGCGTTGCCACCTTTTCCGGAGAAGTAAGCTGTGGTGACATATCAAGTCACATATCTGTTTGCATCTCATGCAAGCCCCATGTAAACCCTGTGTCTCGTCATACAAACATTAGATGCATACATACAGTCGACACACGCCCTGAGGACACCTCGCTATTACGAACACCCGGCAATTGCGGACAAGAGCCAGCCTCCCGTTATTACGGACTCTAGCTATTACGCTATTACGGAAATACGGACACTTTCatgccccccctccccccttccccattCAGCGCGACGTTTCACTTACATCTTAATAAAATTTATATGTATGAAAAGCATGGATTaagaggtaaaaaaatataGAGAAGGCATACTTCTGGCCTTTAAAGAGAGTATTTCACACAGGACGGGAGAAAACTATCTGCAAAACCTGGAATTATAAATTGGAAAGAGGGACAAATAAATCGCCCATACTCTACTTTCTCACCTCTACAGACCTCCTGAACAATATCATCCATTGCATTTGGCAAAGTGTCCAAGAAAGCGGTGAAAACGTGTTCTGACTTTGGCTCTGAAGCAATGTTTATCAGCTCCCTCACATTAGCCTGTTTACCTAAGCCAATAGCGGTAATTTTGACTCCAGTATCTCTCAACTCTTCAGCAGGTGCAACTACATCGTCAGCTGAACTACCGCTTGATAACAGAACAAGAGCCCGTGGTGCATCTTGGCGACCGGAAATAGCAAAgagatttgttttcatttgcaggAGGGCACTTCCGGTGTAGGCTTTTCCTCCGATATACGGTGCGATATTAACGGCATCGTCAAATTGCCTGAAGTCGCTGAGCCCTTTGAGATCTAAAGCTGTTTTTACATCATCACCAAAAGCCATTAATCCAATATGGGTGTTTCTTTTGTCAAATCCACGGGAGAAGATCTTGATGAATTCCAGAACACGAGCATAGTACGGCTGTGGAATATTACCAGAGCCATCTACAAGAAAGGCGACGTCTGCTTTGGCGGAGCACTCTGTGAAGCGAAAATATTCTTGGGCTTATACAAATACACTAGGGGCAGCGAGGATTTATTAGTTTTCACGGTCACCATCATCTGGACATCAATTATATCCGGCTTGATGTGAGGAGCTGATATCCCCTTGATTACGGGgggaaaaacagagagaaaaacagagaaaaccTACTGAATGTCCCCAATACGCGCTGTTTAACGAACACGTTGTTAAGCTACTTAGACTGTCGTGAAGGTTTTGCTATGCGACTTGGTGGTTAATgattaataacatgattttaaaaagcAATAATACTTACCAGTGCTGCAATTGACTTCTTCCGACCAAATTCCGAGAGAGAAAGTAACAGATATACGCTAATAGGAATAGCAACACAGTGATGTGCACGGATAGGATGTGGCTCTTACCTTTCTTTGGACACAAGCAATCTTCTGCTGGCTCTGTGTTATAATGGTTCGACGTAAGGCTGGTTCCACTTTTCTCCTGGGACTGCTCTTTATTTTCTAAACTGTAATGCTGTTGATTCATCGTAGCCTCATCCCCACTCTTTTCAACTTCCTCTTGAACTTGCCCTTTCGAGGTTTCTGCGGTGTATGCCTGTGGCATGCTCGAGTCTTGGTATCCGAGTCCCATGCCTTCATCAGGACTTACCGGGCTTTCAGAGTTAGATTGTTGTATTACTTGAGCATCCTCTCTTTGAGAGAGATCACTAATTCCTTGTATGGCCTCATTGTCAAAAACTGGTCTTGACTGTTGGCTAGCATCTGGTATGGGTAACTCTTCATTTTCTGGTCCATAATCTTCTCCTATACCACCTTCATGATTCTGCATTGCACTGTCTTCCCCAGGACTTGGGGACTCTTCTCCATTTGCTGGCCCATAATCCATTCCTCCCAATGTAGCACCTTTGTTTAGGTCCACCATGGGCACCGGTTCTCCTTCAAATGATGACGGCTCCTGATCTGACTCCtgcttttcatttccttcaccTCCTCCATTTGATTGGAATGCTTGTCCCTTACTCAACGCAGAAGGTTTGCTCGACAGTTGCTCTTGAGGGGGGTGTTTTGCTTGTATAGCAGTTCCCACATCTTGCTGGGATTTAGGATTTTTCTCTGCTTTCTGTGTATCTATTCCAGCAATGGGCTTTTCTTTGGCCATAGGCATAGCATTTCCTGTCTTGAAAACATGGTGTGAGTCATCAACTGATCCCTCAGCTCGTTCTCCGTGTTCGACGTACGCCCCTTGCAATTTGCTTGATGTCAGTTCAGTGGCTCCTTCCTTCTGCCCAAATGCCTGCTTTTCTTTGTCAGACAATTTTTGATGGGAAGATATGTCTATGTCTTTGGAGGGCTTCGAGCCAAAACTTGATTCCGTTGGCCTTTTCTTTGAACTTGCAGATGGAGATTGGtgcatttcttttcctttttcatttcgaaAGTTTTCCTTGAAcgttgtttgttttctttgctctcTTTCCGTGTCCTGTTGTTGAGTGTGGTGAGTCTCTGTGTCCTGACTGCTTTTTAATTCTGTCATTATATGGTTTCCACTGGGTTTATTCTCCAGCTCCCCACTGTCTCTCGCAGAATCATGAAGATGGTCAGAATAGTGCTGCTCGTGAGGTCTAACCGAGTTGTTTGATGAAAGATCGGTTTTCACTGTTTCTAGTGACTGGCCAACCAGGCTAAACCCTTTTGAATTTCGTGAGCTTTCGGCTGCAGTCATTTTATTATTGTCCATTAAGGCTGGTCTATTTTGCTCTTTACCATCATAGTGTTCATTTGTTAAAGGTGTTTTTATTTTGGGAATCAGAAAGTCATCTGCGGCCGGCCCAACGTGATTGATTGAAGGGTTATTCACTCTCGAAGGAGCTGTTGCGGAGGAAAACTTTTCCTTATTTGAATTGTCTGCATCAAAAGGTTTTGAGCTCTCATAAAAATCTTTCATGTTCCTTTGTGCATCTGAATTTGATGAAATACGCAATGGTTGCTTTGGAGTGTTAATCTCAAACGAAACACCCTTTCTCGGCATACTTGGcgattcatttgaaaatttacctTTGAAATTTTCGGGGTTTTGACTAGAAATGGCTACAGATTTTTGAAACgaagcaatttttttgaaatcttctCGAGATATTGGCACATACTTCTCCCCTTTTTTAGGGGACCCATTAAGGTTAAATCTGCTTGGTTGATCTTGATTAGGAGATTGTCCCATATAATGTTCATGAGGCCTGCGTTCCTCTTGCTCTCCGAGAAATGCATTTCCTCCCTCCTTTGGTGAAATTTGGCCACTAGGACCTGAATATTGACGCACATGACGCCCTGCCTGGTTGCCATTCTGGAAGGAAGATTTTGAAATGTGCAATTCTGGAGCACCAACTCCAAAGTCCCCTAAAGCGAGAATAACAGGCGATatcaaacaaacataatttCAAATATAAGAAATACCAAACAAATAACGTTTACCAATAATAATGATTACTcgttaaaactgaaaaaaccaaATGTTTCAAATACTAACATAGAGTGTActcgaaattaaaaaaaaaacattttttctccaATAATAGCTACAAAAACaatcttttctttcaaattcgTAAAATAAAACTAACGGCTGGTCCGGTCTGCAGTGAGTAATGCTTATCTGGGCGGGCCAGTCTTAAGATGAGATAATCCTAAATTACAATACTTTTTTACAAatgatgaaaaaggaaaaaagtcaaaCGGCTTAGTGGAAGAATTAAATATAGAAAGGAGTTTCAAAGGCATTATGAAATGCTGAAACAATTGTGCTTCTGTGGAATGATCTCGTGTATGACAAGAAAGAAATGTACTCTTTCGAAAACACTCCAgtaaattttaaagctgacgtttcgagcgttaaaccttcgtcagagcgatagcaatcgctctgacgaagggcaaacgctcgacgaagggctaacgctctgacgaagggctaacgctcgaaacgtcagcttttctacccttaacggtggctaatttaagttttcaactcagttgttaacactaaattacctgctatctCATTCGATAGTCTGGCACAGGTTCTtgagaaggaattttttg
This region of Pocillopora verrucosa isolate sample1 chromosome 3, ASM3666991v2, whole genome shotgun sequence genomic DNA includes:
- the LOC131773353 gene encoding uncharacterized protein isoform X1, whose amino-acid sequence is MWAIVLLLANVICTKVQGRYMNKLNKEKNTSSEDKVFEKLEKRQQITGELEIDGQRFESLGCWRDAWARGLPTIEGEHYLLMDPNYKGRRHALYKCAKAALDKGRKIFGIENGGQCFASSVGDNEYRRYGASKDCRGDGKGGPWSIQVYRFLDTKKSVNGDYGPWSSWTECSKSCGGGVRRRMRKCSNPAPSNGGQDCRSLGPSLESQDCNVKVCKGDFGVGAPELHISKSSFQNGNQAGRHVRQYSGPSGQISPKEGGNAFLGEQEERRPHEHYMGQSPNQDQPSRFNLNGSPKKGEKYVPISREDFKKIASFQKSVAISSQNPENFKGKFSNESPSMPRKGVSFEINTPKQPLRISSNSDAQRNMKDFYESSKPFDADNSNKEKFSSATAPSRVNNPSINHVGPAADDFLIPKIKTPLTNEHYDGKEQNRPALMDNNKMTAAESSRNSKGFSLVGQSLETVKTDLSSNNSVRPHEQHYSDHLHDSARDSGELENKPSGNHIMTELKSSQDTETHHTQQQDTEREQRKQTTFKENFRNEKGKEMHQSPSASSKKRPTESSFGSKPSKDIDISSHQKLSDKEKQAFGQKEGATELTSSKLQGAYVEHGERAEGSVDDSHHVFKTGNAMPMAKEKPIAGIDTQKAEKNPKSQQDVGTAIQAKHPPQEQLSSKPSALSKGQAFQSNGGGEGNEKQESDQEPSSFEGEPVPMVDLNKGATLGGMDYGPANGEESPSPGEDSAMQNHEGGIGEDYGPENEELPIPDASQQSRPVFDNEAIQGISDLSQREDAQVIQQSNSESPVSPDEGMGLGYQDSSMPQAYTAETSKGQVQEEVEKSGDEATMNQQHYSLENKEQSQEKSGTSLTSNHYNTEPAEDCLCPKKECSAKADVAFLVDGSGNIPQPYYARVLEFIKIFSRGFDKRNTHIGLMAFGDDVKTALDLKGLSDFRQFDDAVNIAPYIGGKAYTGSALLQMKTNLFAISGRQDAPRALVLLSSGSSADDVVAPAEELRDTGVKITAIGLGKQANVRELINIASEPKSEHVFTAFLDTLPNAMDDIVQEVCRDVMGIVRDRQVPCTCETYNGQVGPSSDHIKDTSESGTVPTDLNHHHEQYLRYSQKYRQSDTERRPLFQEEPFTEGFQSTGGPGGADQQAGQTGSNSERQTEIISSGLHPSKMDSRNEQQYQNKVVSSGELSQDEEALHSETQPSSLPENKHEVADEGSKDVTTNSDESRRFESHEQTESVIDSRYNETLEHLHGGEDHRFATGIKENYQSQDEGDASIAQSLNQSQTLHRAPGPPGDSFKSTALSNERVQGSGPHILPGTEAPSNVKISSKPFERPNYPKRYSKEKYELSPEYKVPSKIMAVGKAAENFKTEEQEKNSHECGKVHLGVVLDSSSSSEGRGTQQAAKMMDLVKQVSHLFPVSPQGNSVGMVVYGGSPQPSVVHFDKFLDQKSMDQAIDNASIPNLEIRIGKALTVAQKQLFSQPPTSKHKVLLLVTDGFSSDDVSRPAIELKRRGIEVFCLGIGSNVNQTQLDTIASEPKSSHVFLAPFNDADAFMGKIQKEICQSAKRAARLQTQRKCHSDLGFVIDGARSIEVLGKGNFKKMLDFVKNVSLGFHISPEGTRVGAVTFGTEPTLSIPFDKYSVPRDLALAIENIKYPGTITMTGKALALASKKMFDKASRINVPKVLVVLTRGTSRDNVQAAAQALHRAGVTVISVGLGPVYNTNELSDIASIPAAYHVIKTKFNELQDKVIELQDKICQAKHNQQKQT
- the LOC131773353 gene encoding uncharacterized protein isoform X2 produces the protein MWAIVLLLANVICTKVQGRYMNKLNKEKNTSSEDKVFEKLEKRQQITGELEIDGQRFESLGCWRDAWARGLPTIEGEHYLLMDPNYKGRRHALYKCAKAALDKGRKIFGIENGGQCFASSVGDNEYRRYGASKDCRGDGKGGPWSIQVYRFLDTKKSVNGDYGPWSSWTECSKSCGGGVRRRMRKCSNPAPSNGGQDCRSLGPSLESQDCNVKVCKGDFGVGAPELHISKSSFQNGNQAGRHVRQYSGPSGQISPKEGGNAFLGEQEERRPHEHYMGQSPNQDQPSRFNLNGSPKKGEKYVPISREDFKKIASFQKSVAISSQNPENFKGKFSNESPSMPRKGVSFEINTPKQPLRISSNSDAQRNMKDFYESSKPFDADNSNKEKFSSATAPSRVNNPSINHVGPAADDFLIPKIKTPLTNEHYDGKEQNRPALMDNNKMTAAESSRNSKGFSLVGQSLETVKTDLSSNNSVRPHEQHYSDHLHDSARDSGELENKPSGNHIMTELKSSQDTETHHTQQQDTEREQRKQTTFKENFRNEKGKEMHQSPSASSKKRPTESSFGSKPSKDIDISSHQKLSDKEKQAFGQKEGATELTSSKLQGAYVEHGERAEGSVDDSHHVFKTGNAMPMAKEKPIAGIDTQKAEKNPKSQQDVGTAIQAKHPPQEQLSSKPSALSKGQAFQSNGGGEGNEKQESDQEPSSFEGEPVPMVDLNKGATLGGMDYGPANGEESPSPGEDSAMQNHEGGIGEDYGPENEELPIPDASQQSRPVFDNEAIQGISDLSQREDAQVIQQSNSESPVSPDEGMGLGYQDSSMPQAYTAETSKGQVQEEVEKSGDEATMNQQHYSLENKEQSQEKSGTSLTSNHYNTEPAEDCLCPKKECSAKADVAFLVDGSGNIPQPYYARVLEFIKIFSRGFDKRNTHIGLMAFGDDVKTALDLKGLSDFRQFDDAVNIAPYIGGKAYTGSALLQMKTNLFAISGRQDAPRALVLLSSGSSADDVVAPAEELRDTGVKITAIGLGKQANVRELINIASEPKSEHVFTAFLDTLPNAMDDIVQEVCRDVMGIVRDRQVPCTCETYNGQVGPSSDHIKDTSESGTVPTDLNHHHEQYLRYSQKYRQSDTERRPLFQEEPFTEGFQSTGGPGGADQQAGQTGSNSERQTEIISSGLHPSKMDSRNEQQYQNKVVSSGELSQDEEALHSETQPSSLPENKHEVADEGSKDVTTNSDESRRFESHEQTESVIDSRYNETLEHLHGGEDHRFATGIKENYQSQDEGDASIAQSLNQSQTLHRAPGPPGDSFKSTALSNERVQGSGPHILPGTEAPSNVKISSKPFERPNYPKRYSKEKYELSPEYKVPSKIMAVGKAAENFKTEEQEKNSHECGKVHLGVVLDSSSSSEGRGTQQAAKMMDLVKQVSHLFPVSPQGNSVGMVVYGGSPQPSVVHFDKFLDQKSMDQAIDNASIPNLEIRIGKALTVAQKQLFSQPPTSKHKVLLLVTDGFSSDDVSRPAIELKRRGIEVFCLGIGSNVNQTQLDTIASEPKSSHVFLAPFNDADAFMGKIQKEICQSAKRAGEELDIPKRRGSLYHFLAEVAH